One Thermococcus eurythermalis DNA segment encodes these proteins:
- a CDS encoding saccharopine dehydrogenase family protein, translated as MKVLVLGAGNVGRAIAWDLKDEFDVYVGDVSDEGLNAVSEFATPMKVDASRFDSLVEVMKGFELVVGALPGRFGYQSVKAAIKAGVDMVDVSFMPENPLELRDEAERAQVTVVFDAGFAPGLSHILMGRIWNELDDMREGYIYVGGLPKEPKPPLYYRITWSPKDLIEEYTRPARVIRSGKVTAVDPLSEIKTVEIEGYTFEAFPSDGLRSLLESVRVERLEEWTLRWPGHLEKMKVLRELGFFKPEHLDKTLGVITPLMTYESPDFSIMQVMGAEPDKAISYTLIDEEREFTSMARVTSYTASAVARLVAEGSCIYGVIPPEILGMRIDTFKRILDDLEERGIKPRREGNAPPGNS; from the coding sequence ATGAAGGTTCTCGTTCTCGGTGCCGGAAACGTCGGCAGGGCAATAGCCTGGGATTTGAAAGATGAGTTCGATGTCTACGTCGGAGACGTCAGCGACGAGGGGCTGAACGCCGTCTCAGAGTTTGCAACCCCCATGAAAGTTGATGCCTCCCGCTTTGATTCCCTCGTTGAGGTCATGAAAGGCTTTGAACTCGTTGTAGGGGCGCTCCCCGGCAGGTTTGGATACCAATCGGTGAAGGCCGCCATTAAGGCGGGCGTTGACATGGTTGATGTCTCGTTCATGCCAGAGAACCCGTTAGAGCTCCGCGACGAAGCTGAGAGAGCACAGGTGACAGTTGTATTTGATGCTGGCTTCGCTCCCGGACTGAGCCACATCTTAATGGGACGCATTTGGAACGAGCTCGACGACATGAGAGAGGGATATATCTACGTTGGAGGCCTCCCAAAGGAGCCAAAACCACCACTTTATTACAGAATTACATGGTCACCTAAAGACTTAATTGAAGAATACACCAGGCCAGCGAGGGTCATAAGAAGTGGGAAAGTCACGGCAGTGGACCCGCTCTCAGAAATTAAGACGGTGGAAATTGAGGGGTACACCTTCGAAGCCTTCCCCAGCGACGGCCTGAGGAGCCTGCTTGAGAGCGTGAGAGTGGAAAGGCTTGAGGAGTGGACGCTACGCTGGCCGGGACACCTTGAGAAGATGAAGGTTCTGAGGGAGCTTGGCTTTTTCAAGCCCGAGCACCTCGACAAGACCCTGGGAGTCATAACACCGCTCATGACCTACGAGAGCCCCGACTTCTCCATAATGCAGGTAATGGGGGCAGAGCCCGATAAAGCCATAAGCTACACCCTAATTGATGAGGAACGGGAGTTCACTTCAATGGCCCGCGTTACTAGCTACACTGCCTCCGCTGTTGCGAGGCTCGTCGCTGAGGGGAGTTGCATCTATGGAGTTATCCCACCAGAGATATTGGGAATGAGGATTGATACTTTCAAAAGAATCCTCGACGACCTTGAAGAGAGGGGAATAAAGCCGAGGAGGGAGGGGAATGCTCCACCTGGTAATAGCTGA
- a CDS encoding 16S rRNA methyltransferase, producing MLHLVIADSELELVPQSIADHPAVVNYAKRRGKKPEEVVLDSSYHHSALRKLKDGDRRGRPDIVHICLLNALESIANKEGKLRVYVHTRNDEVIYIKPETRLPRNYNRFLGLMESLFKNKVVPQDLELLRLEEKTLSELVEEIGPDEVFVMHEGGELMKPRDFGKVLAGFENPLVIVGGFPHGDFRSQVEGKKVSLYHEPLMAWTVVNELITNFEHWVL from the coding sequence ATGCTCCACCTGGTAATAGCTGATTCCGAGCTTGAGCTGGTTCCACAGTCAATAGCTGACCACCCAGCAGTGGTGAACTACGCCAAGAGGAGGGGCAAGAAGCCGGAGGAAGTAGTACTCGATAGTAGCTACCACCACTCAGCTCTCAGGAAGCTCAAAGACGGCGACAGGCGGGGCAGACCGGACATAGTGCACATCTGCCTCCTCAACGCCCTTGAGAGCATAGCCAACAAGGAGGGGAAGCTCCGCGTTTATGTTCACACAAGGAACGACGAGGTTATTTACATAAAGCCGGAGACGAGGCTTCCGAGGAACTACAACCGCTTCCTTGGCCTCATGGAGAGTCTCTTCAAGAACAAGGTAGTCCCGCAGGACTTGGAACTCCTCCGCCTCGAAGAGAAGACCCTGAGCGAGCTGGTTGAAGAGATTGGGCCCGATGAAGTCTTTGTCATGCACGAGGGCGGGGAGCTGATGAAACCCCGGGACTTCGGAAAGGTTTTGGCTGGGTTTGAAAATCCTCTAGTCATAGTCGGCGGCTTCCCCCACGGGGACTTCAGGAGCCAGGTTGAGGGGAAGAAAGTCAGCCTCTACCATGAGCCCCTGATGGCCTGGACTGTTGTGAACGAGTTAATCACCAACTTTGAGCATTGGGTTCTTTGA
- a CDS encoding metallophosphoesterase family protein yields MPIRLPIFRKKVMEKLSSTEETKIMHVSDTPESVYRFLNGLIEKTEPDYIIHTGDLADNIKLERRPELKPLYVGAVRRLARVLKNSGAVLYIVPGNEDDPEVVGEFFEDSVVEPGTVVEIEGKRFALGHTWKDVVGLEADFKLYGHSFKLIERGLNGVLGVNFILLPSGETYRVKYPSGTDFDRGYKMWRGL; encoded by the coding sequence ATGCCGATAAGACTCCCAATCTTCCGGAAAAAGGTCATGGAAAAACTGTCCTCCACGGAGGAAACCAAGATAATGCACGTAAGCGATACCCCCGAAAGCGTTTACCGCTTCCTCAACGGCCTGATTGAAAAGACAGAGCCCGACTACATAATCCACACGGGCGACCTTGCCGACAACATAAAGCTGGAGCGCAGGCCCGAGCTGAAGCCGCTCTACGTGGGGGCCGTGAGAAGGCTGGCGAGAGTCCTCAAGAACTCCGGGGCGGTGCTGTATATAGTCCCAGGCAACGAGGACGACCCGGAGGTAGTTGGGGAGTTCTTTGAGGATTCCGTTGTTGAGCCAGGAACTGTTGTTGAGATAGAGGGTAAAAGGTTCGCCCTCGGCCACACATGGAAAGATGTGGTGGGCTTAGAGGCAGATTTCAAGCTCTACGGCCACAGTTTCAAGCTGATAGAGAGGGGACTGAACGGGGTTCTCGGTGTTAACTTCATTCTTCTTCCGAGCGGAGAGACGTACCGTGTGAAGTATCCGAGCGGGACGGACTTTGATAGGGGATACAAGATGTGGAGGGGACTGTGA
- the argF gene encoding ornithine carbamoyltransferase codes for MVVSLAGRDLLCLQDFTREEIETILKTAEMMKIWNKIGKPHRVLEGKTLAMIFQKPSTRTRISFEVGIYQLGGYGLYLNANDLQLRRGETIADTARVLSRYVDGIMARVFDHKDVEDLAKYASVPVINGLSDFSHPCQALADYQTILEKKGRIQGLKIVYVGDGNNVAHSLMIAGTKLGANVVVATPEGFEPDEKVIKWAEQNAAESGGSFELLHDPVQAVKDADVIYTDVWASMGQEAEAEERRKIFQPFQVNKELVKHAKPDYIFMHCLPAHRGEEVTDDVIDSPNSVVFDQAENRLHAQKAVMALVMGGIKV; via the coding sequence ATGGTGGTTAGCCTTGCCGGAAGAGACCTTCTCTGCCTCCAGGACTTCACGAGGGAGGAGATTGAGACTATTCTCAAGACGGCCGAGATGATGAAGATTTGGAACAAGATTGGAAAGCCGCACCGCGTTCTTGAGGGCAAGACCCTCGCCATGATATTCCAGAAGCCCTCCACGAGGACGAGGATTTCCTTCGAGGTGGGAATCTACCAGCTCGGTGGCTACGGCCTCTACCTCAACGCCAACGATTTACAGCTCAGGCGCGGTGAGACCATAGCCGACACCGCGCGCGTCCTCAGCAGGTACGTTGACGGAATAATGGCCCGCGTCTTCGACCACAAGGACGTTGAGGACCTCGCCAAGTACGCGAGCGTCCCGGTCATCAACGGTCTGTCCGACTTCTCCCACCCGTGCCAGGCTCTGGCCGACTACCAGACCATACTCGAGAAGAAGGGCAGGATTCAGGGCCTCAAGATAGTCTACGTCGGTGACGGAAACAACGTGGCTCATTCCCTCATGATAGCCGGAACCAAGCTTGGAGCGAACGTCGTCGTTGCAACTCCAGAGGGCTTCGAGCCTGACGAGAAGGTCATCAAGTGGGCCGAGCAAAACGCGGCCGAGAGCGGTGGCTCGTTCGAGCTCCTCCACGACCCGGTTCAGGCTGTTAAAGATGCTGACGTCATCTACACCGACGTCTGGGCGAGCATGGGTCAGGAAGCCGAGGCAGAGGAGAGGAGAAAGATATTCCAGCCCTTCCAGGTGAACAAAGAGCTCGTCAAGCACGCCAAGCCCGACTACATCTTCATGCACTGCCTCCCCGCCCACAGGGGTGAGGAAGTTACTGACGACGTCATAGACAGCCCGAACAGCGTCGTCTTCGACCAGGCCGAGAACAGGCTCCACGCCCAGAAGGCTGTTATGGCCCTCGTCATGGGCGGGATAAAAGTTTGA
- the thyX gene encoding FAD-dependent thymidylate synthase: MGGIKVKLVNYTKKPLETVTWSALISYWDEWESEAFERMTEKDVEMHLPRVLGYGHESILEHAVLTFSIEGCSRVCSHQLVRHRIASYTQQSMRYIKLNPNDVEETFVIPESVKEKPELYEKWRKLMREAIELYEESYEAGVHQEDARFVLPQAVRTKIVVTMNLRELKHFFGLRLCERAQWEIREVAWKMLEEIAKNDELRPIIRWAKLGPRCIQLGYCPERELMPPGCLKKTKEKWENVMKV, encoded by the coding sequence ATGGGCGGAATCAAGGTCAAGCTCGTCAATTATACGAAAAAGCCCCTTGAAACCGTCACATGGTCGGCCCTTATAAGCTACTGGGACGAATGGGAGAGTGAGGCCTTCGAGCGAATGACCGAGAAGGACGTCGAGATGCATCTGCCGAGGGTTCTTGGCTACGGCCACGAGTCAATACTCGAACACGCGGTTCTGACGTTCTCGATTGAGGGCTGTTCTCGTGTGTGTAGTCATCAGCTTGTCCGTCATAGGATAGCGAGCTACACCCAGCAATCAATGCGCTATATAAAATTGAACCCAAATGACGTTGAGGAGACCTTCGTAATCCCAGAGAGCGTTAAAGAAAAGCCTGAACTCTACGAAAAGTGGAGGAAGCTTATGCGCGAAGCCATCGAGCTCTACGAGGAGAGCTACGAAGCCGGAGTCCACCAGGAGGACGCGCGCTTCGTTCTTCCGCAGGCAGTCAGAACGAAGATAGTCGTGACCATGAACCTGCGCGAGCTTAAGCACTTCTTCGGCCTGAGGCTCTGCGAGAGAGCTCAATGGGAGATAAGGGAAGTCGCCTGGAAGATGCTCGAAGAAATCGCAAAGAACGACGAACTCAGACCGATTATAAGGTGGGCAAAGCTCGGGCCGAGGTGCATACAGCTCGGCTACTGCCCGGAGCGGGAGCTGATGCCCCCTGGCTGTTTAAAAAAGACAAAGGAAAAATGGGAAAATGTCATGAAAGTATGA
- a CDS encoding NOL1/NOP2/sun family putative RNA methylase yields MLEKLFSLGYSKAFAERYYELWGERALAIAEAMEKPLPRCFRVNTLRIEVPRLTKLLNKKGFQFKRVPWAREGFCLTREPFSITSTPEYLSGLLYIQEASSMYPPVALEPKPGEVIADMAAAPGGKTSYLAQLMENEGIIYAFDVGEDRLKETRLNLSRLGVTNTVLFHKSSLHIDELGVEFDKILLDAPCTGSGTIHKNPERKANRTMDDIKFCQGLQMQLLEKGLSALKKGGVLVYSTCSLEPEENEFVIQWVLDNFDVELLPLRYGEPALTRPFGIELSEEIKKARRFYPDRHGTSGFFVAKIKKLE; encoded by the coding sequence ATGCTCGAAAAGCTGTTCAGTCTCGGCTATTCCAAGGCCTTTGCGGAGCGCTATTACGAACTGTGGGGTGAGCGGGCACTGGCGATTGCTGAGGCTATGGAGAAACCCCTGCCGAGATGCTTCCGCGTGAACACGCTCAGGATAGAGGTTCCCAGGCTAACCAAGCTCCTCAACAAGAAAGGCTTCCAGTTTAAGAGGGTTCCCTGGGCGAGGGAAGGATTCTGCCTCACGCGCGAGCCGTTCTCGATTACATCAACGCCCGAGTATCTGAGCGGTCTCCTCTACATTCAAGAGGCCAGCTCGATGTATCCTCCCGTGGCGCTCGAACCGAAGCCCGGTGAAGTCATTGCGGACATGGCGGCGGCACCTGGGGGTAAAACTTCCTATCTCGCCCAGCTCATGGAGAACGAGGGAATAATCTACGCCTTTGATGTTGGAGAAGACAGACTGAAGGAGACCCGCCTGAACCTCTCGCGTCTTGGCGTCACCAACACCGTCCTCTTCCACAAGTCGTCGCTTCACATAGATGAGCTCGGCGTTGAGTTCGACAAAATCCTCCTCGACGCCCCGTGTACGGGCTCCGGCACAATCCACAAAAACCCGGAGAGAAAGGCGAACCGGACGATGGACGACATAAAGTTCTGCCAAGGCCTCCAGATGCAGCTCCTTGAAAAGGGCTTAAGTGCCCTCAAGAAGGGCGGAGTCCTCGTCTACTCGACCTGTTCCCTTGAGCCCGAGGAGAATGAGTTCGTAATCCAGTGGGTTCTGGACAACTTTGACGTTGAGCTCCTCCCACTCCGCTACGGCGAGCCCGCGCTGACGAGGCCATTTGGAATCGAGCTGAGCGAGGAGATAAAGAAGGCGAGGCGCTTTTATCCCGACAGGCACGGGACGAGCGGGTTCTTCGTGGCAAAGATTAAGAAACTTGAGTAG
- a CDS encoding sodium-dependent transporter, producing MRKISFLMAFLIAGYILGIWNFLVLPKYYINFGLKGFIVSLVPTLVAMFLIYSEAESTKKTRYLIYELFFKISRTPALIFSLLMFLLVILGVTTYYSSYGLALILGVGSKYIPILAAGTVALSILMLLLAKGRTLEFISIFSILFILFALVAALLIRNGALATVVSPQAVQYMENAVSSITSFNMPLTAKGVIYMLVSVLISFGLGTGVYYVIGSFAPEELDLRKVLAGVFVLQIILSFAAAFTVAYSLGAAYQAVEEAFQNPDISAEESLELFTRFDDLKQYTTNSDASPVDSIEVFYSIPTVLKGNLSNDTTLITLLMLSLYLAGLTSIIVLIEMGSHILSEVMQLSRNGSLGLVGFIGMMLAAAMVVGDIRTMFVVVPFSVATIMAAIESYPLIPSELAPNKGAVLAIVLVLLLSGLVTIYYALTASAVQVKMGAVLGLVLLVPLLMNKVLLKSRR from the coding sequence ATGCGGAAAATAAGCTTCCTTATGGCGTTTTTAATCGCGGGCTACATTCTGGGAATATGGAACTTCCTGGTTCTGCCAAAGTACTACATAAACTTCGGACTCAAGGGCTTCATTGTTTCGCTCGTTCCAACCCTGGTTGCGATGTTCCTGATATACAGCGAGGCTGAGAGCACCAAAAAGACCCGTTACCTCATATATGAGTTGTTCTTTAAGATATCCAGAACTCCTGCGCTGATATTCAGCCTTCTGATGTTCCTGCTGGTAATCCTCGGCGTCACCACTTACTATTCCTCCTATGGCCTGGCCCTCATTCTTGGAGTGGGGTCAAAATACATTCCCATTCTCGCAGCTGGAACTGTGGCACTCTCAATCCTGATGCTCCTGCTTGCAAAGGGAAGAACCCTTGAGTTCATCTCAATTTTCTCAATACTCTTTATCCTCTTCGCACTTGTTGCGGCACTCCTAATAAGAAACGGGGCGCTCGCCACGGTTGTCTCCCCGCAGGCGGTTCAGTACATGGAAAACGCTGTTTCCTCAATAACTTCATTCAACATGCCGCTAACGGCAAAGGGAGTAATCTACATGCTCGTTTCGGTGCTCATATCCTTTGGGCTTGGCACCGGGGTCTACTATGTTATAGGTAGCTTCGCTCCAGAGGAGCTTGACCTGAGAAAGGTTCTTGCGGGCGTCTTTGTTCTCCAGATAATCCTGAGCTTCGCCGCCGCTTTCACAGTGGCCTACTCCCTCGGTGCCGCCTACCAGGCGGTTGAAGAGGCCTTCCAGAACCCTGACATTTCGGCAGAGGAGTCCCTGGAGCTCTTCACGAGGTTCGACGACCTCAAGCAGTACACCACAAACAGCGATGCCAGTCCTGTGGACTCCATAGAGGTCTTTTACTCGATACCCACGGTTTTGAAGGGCAACCTATCCAACGATACGACGCTCATAACGCTGCTGATGCTGTCCCTATATCTCGCCGGCCTCACGAGCATAATTGTCCTGATTGAAATGGGTAGTCATATACTTTCTGAGGTCATGCAGCTCAGCAGAAACGGGAGCCTGGGCTTGGTAGGCTTCATCGGAATGATGCTGGCCGCGGCAATGGTTGTCGGCGATATCAGAACTATGTTCGTCGTCGTGCCCTTCTCAGTTGCTACCATTATGGCCGCGATAGAGAGCTATCCGCTTATACCCTCAGAACTGGCACCAAATAAAGGGGCGGTCTTGGCCATTGTTCTTGTACTGCTCCTTAGCGGGCTAGTAACCATTTACTACGCCCTCACGGCCTCTGCAGTGCAGGTCAAGATGGGTGCAGTGCTTGGCCTCGTTCTATTGGTGCCCCTCCTCATGAACAAGGTACTGTTGAAGAGCAGGCGCTGA
- a CDS encoding Na+/H+ antiporter NhaC family protein, whose protein sequence is MTDYGILSLLPPLVAIGMAILTKRVLFALFFGVWVGGLLVAGGDPIGATTKTLEWIVFSIASAKEENGQIVTDLWNTRILLFDALIGAGVALIYKAGGMNAIAKAVTKKIRTSRAASLMAAIFGTLIFFDDYTNTIIVGNTMRPITDRARVSREFLAYADDSTAAPVAVLAVVSTWIGYELGLLKDAIAEVGANVSAYSAWFASWPYRFYPILAIILVYLVAVTHRHYGPMLKAEYRARTTGKILRDGAQPMMTTEVDVGMPIEGKESVWVFALPVITLVALTFLGLWVTGGGSATYAEGGFQAVLSNADSTWALVWGSFGMVVVAMALVIGMKVMSLKEVEETVVAGMKQMHFAMMILILAWSIKRACDAVGTADYVVSVASNVLSPGLVPLVVFLVAAFISFTTGTSWGTFAIMMPIAVPLAYELSGSFGPVVYASIASVFAGGVFGDHCSPISDTTIMSSMFSGCDHIDHVATQIPYSVTAAAVGALMLILFAVGITNGWILLVIAVPLLIAAHYFLSEWYGGKAGIPHGKVPIYVVED, encoded by the coding sequence ATGACCGACTATGGAATCTTGTCTCTTTTGCCACCCCTCGTGGCCATCGGGATGGCAATACTTACAAAAAGGGTCTTGTTCGCTTTGTTTTTTGGAGTATGGGTCGGCGGACTGCTGGTAGCGGGAGGAGACCCGATAGGCGCAACTACAAAGACGCTGGAGTGGATTGTTTTCAGTATAGCGTCTGCAAAGGAAGAGAATGGGCAGATAGTCACCGACCTCTGGAACACGAGGATTCTCCTCTTCGATGCACTTATTGGAGCAGGTGTCGCGCTGATTTACAAAGCGGGCGGAATGAACGCAATAGCAAAGGCAGTCACCAAGAAAATTAGAACCAGCAGGGCGGCCTCTCTCATGGCGGCGATTTTTGGAACCTTAATCTTCTTTGACGACTACACAAACACAATCATCGTTGGAAACACCATGAGGCCCATAACCGACAGGGCGAGGGTCTCCAGGGAGTTTTTAGCTTATGCTGACGACTCCACAGCCGCGCCGGTGGCAGTTCTGGCGGTAGTTTCGACGTGGATAGGGTACGAGCTTGGGCTTCTAAAAGACGCAATAGCTGAAGTCGGGGCCAACGTGAGCGCATACTCGGCGTGGTTTGCAAGCTGGCCGTACAGGTTTTACCCAATACTTGCGATTATCCTTGTCTACCTCGTGGCCGTTACCCACAGGCACTACGGCCCGATGCTCAAGGCTGAATACCGCGCCAGGACAACGGGCAAGATTCTCCGCGACGGCGCACAGCCAATGATGACGACCGAAGTCGACGTCGGAATGCCGATCGAAGGAAAGGAAAGTGTCTGGGTATTCGCGCTCCCTGTGATAACGCTGGTGGCGCTGACCTTCCTCGGGCTGTGGGTCACCGGCGGTGGAAGCGCAACCTACGCGGAAGGAGGCTTCCAGGCCGTCCTCTCCAACGCCGACTCGACATGGGCGCTCGTTTGGGGCTCATTCGGCATGGTCGTCGTCGCAATGGCGCTCGTCATCGGTATGAAGGTTATGAGCCTTAAGGAGGTTGAGGAGACCGTAGTTGCAGGTATGAAGCAGATGCACTTTGCAATGATGATTCTCATCCTCGCGTGGAGCATTAAGAGGGCCTGCGACGCCGTTGGAACTGCGGACTACGTTGTGAGCGTCGCATCGAACGTCCTCTCACCGGGGCTTGTTCCGCTCGTCGTGTTCCTCGTGGCGGCGTTTATATCGTTCACTACAGGAACATCGTGGGGAACCTTCGCCATAATGATGCCCATCGCAGTCCCGCTGGCCTACGAGCTGAGCGGAAGCTTCGGCCCGGTGGTCTACGCTAGCATAGCGTCTGTCTTCGCCGGCGGTGTCTTCGGCGACCACTGCTCCCCGATAAGCGACACGACAATCATGAGCTCCATGTTCTCAGGCTGCGACCACATTGACCACGTGGCCACCCAGATTCCCTACTCGGTCACAGCGGCCGCAGTGGGCGCTTTAATGCTCATACTGTTCGCGGTAGGCATAACAAACGGGTGGATTCTGCTGGTGATAGCAGTGCCCCTCCTAATAGCTGCGCACTACTTCCTCAGTGAATGGTATGGAGGAAAGGCAGGCATTCCCCACGGTAAGGTTCCGATATACGTCGTGGAAGACTGA
- a CDS encoding translation initiation factor IF-5A, with translation MGDKTKVQVSKLKPGRYIIIDDEPCRIVNITVSSPGKHGSAKARIEAVGIFDGKVRSIVKPTSAEVDVPIIDKRVGQVIAITPDTVQIMDMETYELYDVPIEGGVEEEVKDQLKEGITVEYWETLGRIQIKKVRGE, from the coding sequence ATGGGAGACAAGACCAAGGTTCAGGTCAGCAAGCTCAAGCCCGGAAGGTACATAATTATCGACGACGAGCCCTGCAGGATTGTGAACATAACCGTTTCTTCCCCGGGAAAGCACGGTTCCGCCAAGGCAAGGATTGAGGCCGTTGGAATCTTCGACGGCAAGGTCAGGAGCATCGTCAAGCCGACCAGCGCCGAAGTTGACGTCCCGATTATCGACAAGCGCGTCGGCCAGGTCATCGCGATAACCCCAGACACCGTCCAGATTATGGACATGGAGACCTACGAGCTCTATGACGTCCCGATCGAGGGCGGCGTCGAGGAAGAAGTCAAGGACCAGCTCAAGGAAGGCATCACCGTCGAGTACTGGGAGACTCTCGGAAGGATCCAGATCAAGAAGGTTAGGGGCGAGTGA